From a region of the Besnoitia besnoiti strain Bb-Ger1 chromosome I, whole genome shotgun sequence genome:
- a CDS encoding hypothetical protein (encoded by transcript BESB_006920), with protein sequence MKLTLKSLFGLDLASWVALVSLYNILSATIELCTEVRRACYVTGTDTLSTFNLASSVFTVFAGTLGILSTIFYSSIFVIFVIIAVSITTLMDVAEIITNATSVHPSTLQFVSTSLHLTVTVIALIILFSYYRILRAGGTGREYRTFRTSRRSVRVPPSPSARVGGDSSDEQKLLQEAGSTYGSTLGQGIGLGP encoded by the coding sequence ATGAAGCTCACTTTGAAGAGCCTCTTTGGGCTCGACCTGGCGAGCTGGGTCGCCCTTGTCTCCCTGTATAATATACTGTCTGCAACGATTGAGCTCTGTACGGAAGTACGTCGTGCGTGTTACGTTACGGGGACAGACACATTGTCTACGTTCAACCTCGCCTCTTCCGTCTTCACGGTTTTCGCCGGCACTTTGGGGATTCTTTCAACGATATTCTACTCCTCTATCTTTGTAATATTCGTGATAATCGCAGTCTCGATCACGACGCTCATGGATGTGGCGGAAATTATCACAAATGCCACGTCAGTTCACCCTAGCACGTTGCAGTTCGTGAGCACCTCATTGCATCTGACAGTGACGGTTATTGCGCTCATTATTCTATTCTCCTACTATAGAATCCTTAGAGCAGGAGGCACCGGAAGAGAGTACCGTACTTTCCGAACCTCCAGGCGATCCGTGCGTGTTCCCccttctccttcggcgcgtgTGGGAGGCGATTCATCGGACGAACaaaagctgctgcaggaagcAGGGTCAACATACGGTTCCACTCTCGGGCAGGGAATCGGTCTGGGCCCTTAG